Proteins encoded in a region of the Planococcus shixiaomingii genome:
- a CDS encoding S8 family serine peptidase gives MKKLLLSIMMIFLIFPAFSTAHANDLITTGKTVVEEKVWSALDDKAAAQVIITFRGDQKPTASQLDLINKLGIQSAVSMQSLPIVGAVATKQQVEQLAQHEDVQSVYLNEKLNYFNSDATAITGVDKAQADAAFQKQNGGFPVSGKGVGVVVNDSGVDGTHKDHELGKNLVQNVLGSTNLQGTGIVPISYTENIANTDTNSGHGTHVAGTVGGTGALSGGKYAGAAPGADLIGYGSGAALFVLDGIGGFDYAITHQREYNIRVITNSWGSSGDFDPNHPINIVSKKAYDRGIVVLFAAGNEGPGADTHNPYAKAPWVISVGAGEKDGTLADFSSRGTKGVGGTFEMDGKTWTWEDAPSLVAPGVDIVSTRTVSPITSLAAEQDAATLEPAHLPYYTTMSGTSMATPHVAGITALLLEADPTLSPDDVKNTLQQTATNMPGYETWEVGSGYVNAYAALDAVFNSNVYGATLNSTKDFNANVTTDTTREDFAVDYTVAVSNQHNFTVESGTSIVSAKANAAGLLEQTGNPVNLVLIAPDGTEFSSGVSLLFPTAYDRTVIVNSPVPGKWKLEVRGLKGNALNPIGLAFPETVKGSIAFTKTGNITGLSDISGHPAEAAIVMGIENRLFDSYASGAFKPDAKLTRAELANYLVMGAEIRQSSPKTASFTDVPETVRPFAEAVVAKGAAFRDANHSAKGVMLPKANGAFDPKGTVTKAELAYSLVQSLGLQKQAEAFNGDVTVQYKDQRVVIKDQATIPSHLKGYVQVALDLNILNATFSVTQGKYDLKPTVEAAFSPAQQMTRGDFAVAFSRHYGAFFTK, from the coding sequence ATGAAAAAGCTATTATTGAGTATTATGATGATTTTTTTAATCTTTCCCGCGTTTTCTACTGCGCATGCCAACGATCTTATCACCACCGGCAAGACGGTAGTAGAAGAAAAAGTATGGTCGGCTTTAGATGATAAAGCCGCAGCACAAGTAATAATAACTTTTCGCGGCGATCAGAAACCAACAGCATCGCAGTTAGACCTCATCAACAAACTGGGCATTCAATCAGCAGTTTCCATGCAAAGCCTTCCTATTGTAGGAGCGGTTGCTACAAAGCAGCAAGTTGAGCAGCTGGCTCAACACGAAGATGTTCAATCCGTTTATTTAAATGAAAAGCTAAACTATTTTAATTCGGACGCTACAGCCATTACGGGAGTCGACAAAGCGCAAGCGGATGCTGCCTTCCAAAAACAAAATGGCGGATTCCCGGTTTCCGGAAAAGGAGTCGGTGTCGTAGTCAACGATAGCGGTGTGGACGGCACTCATAAAGATCACGAATTAGGCAAAAACTTGGTTCAAAACGTATTAGGCTCGACAAATTTACAAGGTACTGGAATTGTTCCAATCTCTTATACTGAAAATATTGCTAACACGGATACTAACTCTGGCCATGGAACACATGTTGCGGGTACTGTCGGCGGTACAGGCGCGTTATCCGGCGGCAAATATGCAGGCGCTGCTCCAGGTGCCGACTTGATCGGTTATGGTTCAGGTGCCGCACTTTTCGTCCTGGACGGCATCGGCGGATTTGACTATGCAATCACCCACCAAAGAGAATACAATATCCGCGTAATTACAAACTCTTGGGGTTCTTCGGGCGATTTTGATCCAAACCATCCGATCAATATCGTAAGTAAGAAAGCATACGACCGCGGTATTGTTGTACTGTTCGCGGCGGGCAATGAAGGTCCCGGCGCAGATACGCACAACCCTTATGCTAAAGCACCATGGGTCATTTCTGTAGGTGCCGGTGAAAAAGATGGCACCTTGGCAGACTTTTCTTCGAGAGGAACAAAAGGTGTCGGCGGAACTTTTGAAATGGACGGGAAAACTTGGACGTGGGAAGATGCCCCGTCATTAGTGGCACCGGGTGTTGATATTGTTTCTACTCGTACTGTTTCACCGATAACTTCTTTAGCTGCTGAACAGGATGCAGCAACACTTGAACCCGCCCACCTCCCTTACTACACAACAATGAGCGGGACATCAATGGCCACACCGCATGTGGCCGGTATTACAGCCTTGCTTTTAGAAGCAGATCCAACGCTTTCTCCTGACGATGTGAAAAACACATTGCAGCAAACGGCAACAAACATGCCTGGTTATGAAACATGGGAAGTTGGTTCAGGTTATGTGAATGCCTATGCTGCACTCGATGCTGTATTCAACAGCAATGTCTACGGCGCTACATTGAACAGCACGAAAGATTTTAATGCAAACGTCACTACAGATACAACACGGGAAGATTTCGCGGTAGACTATACGGTTGCTGTCAGTAATCAACACAACTTCACAGTAGAGTCCGGCACTTCAATTGTCTCCGCCAAAGCAAATGCTGCAGGACTTCTTGAGCAAACAGGAAACCCTGTAAACTTAGTGCTCATTGCTCCAGACGGTACAGAGTTCAGTTCAGGCGTCAGCTTGTTGTTTCCTACCGCCTATGACCGGACTGTCATTGTCAACAGCCCGGTTCCAGGAAAATGGAAACTAGAAGTGCGTGGCCTTAAAGGCAATGCCCTTAACCCTATCGGCCTTGCTTTTCCTGAAACAGTAAAGGGTTCGATCGCTTTTACTAAAACAGGAAACATTACAGGTTTGTCGGATATTTCCGGCCACCCGGCTGAAGCTGCCATTGTTATGGGGATTGAAAACAGATTGTTCGATTCTTATGCGAGCGGTGCATTTAAGCCAGACGCAAAACTGACAAGAGCAGAGTTAGCAAACTACTTGGTTATGGGAGCTGAAATTCGCCAATCTTCGCCTAAGACTGCAAGCTTTACTGATGTTCCAGAAACAGTCCGCCCATTTGCAGAAGCAGTCGTTGCAAAAGGAGCTGCTTTCAGAGATGCCAACCACTCGGCTAAAGGCGTTATGCTGCCTAAAGCAAACGGAGCTTTTGATCCTAAAGGAACTGTTACCAAAGCTGAACTTGCCTACTCTCTTGTCCAAAGCTTGGGGCTTCAAAAACAAGCGGAGGCTTTTAACGGTGACGTAACAGTTCAATACAAAGACCAACGAGTGGTTATTAAAGACCAAGCAACTATTCCTTCCCACTTGAAAGGGTATGTCCAAGTAGCCTTAGACTTAAATATTTTGAACGCCACTTTCTCGGTTACTCAAGGGAAGTACGATTTGAAACCTACTGTTGAAGCGGCATTTTCTCCGGCCCAACAAATGACACGCGGAGACTTTGCAGTAGCTTTCAGCCGCCATTATGGCGCATTTTTCACTAAATAA
- a CDS encoding S8 family serine peptidase, producing the protein MKKKLSFVGIFYLVFSLVFFSFSTERHYVSAAEGPVVDLKLAQLLKEVSKPVEVIITFKKTDKVEKAHLLSLQNLGVKNGVVFENLPFVGALLTKDQITKLSTVDSIQSIYYNAPLQYENETSTAITGVDQVRQDSAFQAANGGFPLTGKNIGVVINDSGVDGTHKDHQLGRNLKQNVLASTNLNSTLGFAPITYLENVPNTDSTSGHGTHVAGIVGGTGAMSGGKYEGAAPGANLIGYGSGAAVAILDTIGGFDYALTHQQEYNIRVITNSWGDTSDSNTDFDPNHPINIATKKLYDRGITTVFSAGNSGPGESTISGNYKKAPWVVTVAAGDKNKKLADFSSRGVKDKGGTVVVDGQTFQWADQPTVTAPGVDIISTRVLSPLSPLSLQKDAANISPAHLPYYTTFSGTSMAAPHVAGIIALLLEAEPTLSSSEIKSLLQQSATPMDGYAAWEVGAGYVNAYQAMTLLKAPALAE; encoded by the coding sequence ATGAAAAAGAAATTGAGTTTTGTCGGGATTTTTTATTTGGTATTCAGCCTTGTTTTCTTTTCGTTTTCAACCGAGCGCCACTATGTATCGGCCGCTGAAGGCCCCGTCGTTGATTTGAAACTGGCACAGCTGCTGAAAGAAGTTTCTAAGCCAGTCGAAGTGATCATTACGTTCAAGAAGACGGACAAAGTAGAAAAAGCACACCTTCTCTCACTTCAAAATCTCGGGGTTAAGAATGGCGTTGTGTTTGAGAATCTCCCTTTTGTCGGAGCCTTGTTGACGAAAGACCAAATTACGAAGCTTTCAACGGTAGACAGCATTCAATCCATTTATTATAACGCTCCTTTACAATACGAAAATGAGACGTCCACCGCCATAACAGGCGTTGACCAAGTACGCCAAGACAGCGCATTCCAGGCTGCCAATGGCGGATTTCCACTTACAGGTAAAAACATTGGTGTCGTCATTAATGACAGCGGAGTCGACGGGACACATAAAGACCACCAGCTTGGCCGCAACTTAAAACAGAACGTCTTGGCCAGCACAAACTTGAATAGCACGCTTGGCTTTGCTCCTATCACTTACTTGGAGAACGTGCCAAATACTGATTCAACTTCAGGCCATGGCACGCATGTAGCGGGCATCGTCGGCGGCACCGGCGCCATGTCCGGCGGAAAATACGAAGGTGCTGCACCTGGAGCGAACTTAATTGGTTACGGTTCTGGAGCTGCAGTTGCGATTTTAGATACAATTGGCGGATTTGATTACGCCCTTACTCATCAGCAGGAATACAACATTCGCGTTATCACCAATTCATGGGGAGATACAAGCGATTCAAACACGGATTTCGATCCGAACCACCCGATCAACATCGCAACAAAAAAACTGTATGACCGCGGAATTACGACCGTCTTTTCTGCCGGAAATTCCGGTCCCGGAGAATCAACCATTTCCGGCAATTACAAAAAAGCGCCCTGGGTTGTGACTGTTGCAGCCGGAGACAAAAACAAAAAGCTAGCTGACTTTTCTTCTAGAGGCGTCAAAGACAAAGGCGGTACTGTCGTTGTGGACGGGCAAACGTTCCAATGGGCGGACCAGCCAACTGTAACCGCGCCTGGAGTAGATATCATTTCTACGCGCGTTCTTTCACCGCTTTCACCTTTAAGCTTGCAGAAAGATGCGGCCAATATTTCGCCAGCTCATTTGCCGTATTACACAACCTTCAGCGGAACATCGATGGCCGCGCCACATGTCGCTGGCATCATCGCTTTGCTGCTTGAAGCTGAGCCTACCCTCTCGTCTTCAGAAATCAAGAGTTTATTGCAGCAAAGCGCTACTCCAATGGACGGCTATGCAGCTTGGGAAGTCGGCGCCGGCTATGTAAATGCTTATCAAGCGATGACACTTTTGAAAGCCCCGGCTCTCGCCGAATAA
- a CDS encoding response regulator, giving the protein MIEVILVDDHAILRDGLKTLIGQESDMKVVGEVTGSGQLMQMLPQLDPDVIMMDINMPDMNGIELTKWVKSNYPSIKIIVLTMYKNDEYFMAAIREGADAYLLKDSPSADVISAIRTVSNGESVIPAIMTKKLLSLHQTENKSEDNALSPREMEVLLGLVEGLSNKEIADRLYISDKTVKIHVSNIFKKLDVKSRSQAIIYAVQNQLVPLL; this is encoded by the coding sequence TTGATAGAAGTAATTTTAGTAGACGATCATGCCATTTTAAGAGATGGATTAAAAACCTTAATTGGACAAGAAAGCGATATGAAAGTGGTCGGAGAAGTGACGGGAAGCGGGCAGTTAATGCAGATGCTGCCGCAATTAGACCCAGACGTCATCATGATGGACATCAACATGCCGGACATGAATGGCATCGAATTGACGAAATGGGTGAAAAGCAATTATCCTTCCATTAAAATCATTGTATTGACGATGTACAAAAACGACGAGTACTTTATGGCGGCCATTCGGGAAGGAGCAGATGCCTATTTGCTGAAAGACTCACCTTCGGCAGATGTCATTTCCGCCATCCGGACGGTAAGCAACGGAGAATCCGTCATTCCTGCTATAATGACCAAAAAGTTGCTGTCTCTTCACCAAACAGAAAATAAGTCAGAAGATAACGCACTTTCTCCGAGAGAAATGGAAGTTCTGTTAGGGCTAGTCGAGGGATTATCCAACAAGGAAATCGCGGACCGGCTTTACATCAGCGACAAAACGGTGAAAATCCATGTCAGCAACATCTTTAAAAAATTGGACGTGAAAAGCCGCTCCCAAGCCATCATTTACGCGGTTCAAAACCAATTGGTACCCTTGCTGTAA
- a CDS encoding sensor histidine kinase, protein MKHKPYRHYSAPLFMMAISFLGWATAAFALFNLPVIEEPFELLFLLAFIFICEYFPMPFRKGNSSLTFPVVYLTYLIYGIELVVLLYFLGVLLTTLLNKRPIRIIFFNPAQLVLSLTLAHLLRTWVTPLLDVSETAAIALSFLLFLGSFYLINNLIVDFVLLLRPEKYTLPIWLEKGRGELLSFSISLVYGFLLHFLGNQNRGDVDIFSYFFFLSPLIFLAIISSIIIRLRADKQRLKALFHFSSELNKVIPVKEWEEDIKRLISAVVSYEESFLFTRDEKGKWQLAISEGTLDLNPHQFQEFEALNQVTTLKVFNKEDLHQAPLAPYFSKTIQALVYAPLVLDNDQVGCLIMAKMRTNSFIVEDVHSIATIANQLAIFLKTQMLFSEKEQRLLLEERNRIAHDIHDGIAQILAGVIMKYDTAAKKIFSHPKDAQWLINDNNKILRAGLKEIRDSIYALRPYPTEQLGLHLAIKRKIAEVKQNGDVGINISFESQGHQSKLNLLVEKVVFSIIQESIQNCIKHAKASNLTILLRYAEDHVFLKVKDDGIGFSLYQAMTTAMKEPHYGILQMNEDADKVNATLQIESSEKEGTEIVVKIPLVGSRGGIRV, encoded by the coding sequence GTGAAACATAAACCTTATCGGCATTATTCGGCTCCGCTTTTTATGATGGCAATTTCTTTTCTCGGTTGGGCGACTGCAGCATTTGCACTGTTTAATCTGCCTGTGATTGAAGAACCTTTCGAATTGCTCTTTTTACTGGCCTTTATCTTTATTTGCGAATATTTCCCGATGCCTTTTCGAAAAGGAAATTCTTCTCTTACGTTTCCGGTCGTTTACCTGACTTACTTAATTTACGGGATAGAACTGGTCGTCTTGCTTTATTTTCTCGGTGTGTTGTTGACGACGCTGCTAAACAAACGGCCGATCCGCATCATTTTTTTCAACCCGGCTCAATTGGTGCTTAGTTTAACATTGGCCCACCTGTTGAGAACATGGGTCACACCGCTGCTCGATGTTTCCGAAACTGCGGCAATCGCTTTGTCGTTCCTGCTGTTTTTAGGCTCATTTTATCTCATTAACAATTTAATCGTCGACTTTGTTTTGCTGCTTCGCCCAGAAAAGTATACGTTGCCTATCTGGCTTGAAAAAGGGCGCGGTGAGCTTTTAAGTTTTTCGATTTCCTTGGTATACGGCTTTCTTCTTCATTTTTTAGGCAATCAAAACCGCGGAGACGTGGATATATTTTCTTATTTTTTCTTCCTCTCTCCTTTAATTTTCCTAGCTATTATCAGTTCGATCATCATCCGACTGCGCGCTGACAAACAGCGGCTCAAAGCGCTGTTCCATTTTTCTTCTGAACTTAACAAAGTCATACCCGTGAAAGAGTGGGAAGAAGACATTAAGCGATTGATAAGTGCAGTCGTTTCTTACGAAGAAAGCTTCTTATTCACCCGAGATGAGAAAGGAAAATGGCAGCTCGCTATATCAGAAGGAACCCTTGATTTAAATCCGCATCAGTTCCAGGAGTTCGAGGCACTGAACCAAGTAACAACGCTGAAGGTTTTCAATAAAGAAGACTTGCATCAAGCGCCGCTTGCTCCTTATTTCAGTAAAACCATCCAGGCACTGGTTTATGCTCCCCTGGTTTTGGATAACGACCAGGTCGGATGCTTGATCATGGCAAAAATGCGCACCAACAGTTTTATCGTCGAAGACGTCCATTCCATCGCCACCATCGCCAACCAGCTGGCTATTTTCCTGAAGACGCAAATGCTGTTTTCAGAAAAAGAACAACGGCTTTTGCTGGAAGAACGCAATCGGATTGCGCACGACATCCACGACGGAATCGCTCAAATTTTAGCGGGTGTTATCATGAAATATGATACAGCTGCGAAAAAAATCTTTTCTCACCCAAAAGATGCCCAATGGCTCATCAATGACAACAATAAAATTCTTAGAGCAGGCTTAAAAGAAATCCGGGATTCCATTTATGCACTGCGCCCCTACCCGACCGAACAACTGGGGCTTCATTTGGCCATAAAAAGGAAAATTGCCGAAGTAAAACAAAATGGTGATGTCGGAATCAATATTTCTTTTGAAAGCCAAGGCCACCAAAGCAAATTAAACTTACTTGTGGAAAAAGTTGTTTTCTCCATTATCCAAGAAAGCATACAAAATTGCATAAAGCATGCAAAAGCGTCGAATCTCACTATTTTATTAAGGTATGCAGAAGACCATGTTTTTCTAAAGGTCAAAGACGACGGAATCGGTTTTTCGCTGTACCAAGCCATGACAACCGCCATGAAAGAACCGCATTATGGCATTCTTCAAATGAACGAAGATGCGGACAAAGTGAATGCCACCCTGCAAATCGAAAGCAGTGAAAAAGAAGGAACGGAAATCGTGGTGAAAATCCCTTTGGTGGGATCTAGAGGAGGAATACGGGTTTGA
- a CDS encoding NRAMP family divalent metal transporter, with amino-acid sequence MKNKNRSILLGAAFLMATSAIGPGFLTQTTVFTDTLLASFGFVILISVLIDIGAQSNIWRIIAVSGKRAQDIANDVLPGLGYFLAFLVALGGLAFNIGNIAGAGLGVNVLFGLSAKTGAILSCALAIGIFVVKEAGRAMDRFAQILGFVMIGLTVYVMIVSNPPYGEAVVKTFAPDTIDIFAIVTLVGGTVGGYISFAGGHRLIDAGLTGRAALPQVTRSSIYAIGIASLMRVILFLAVLGVVSQGLTLDPDNPPASVFQLAAGNIGYKIFGVVLWAAAITSVVGAAYTSVSFIRTFSPILEKYNRHIIIGFILVSTLVFVIVGQPVLILVLVGSLNGLILPIALGVMLVAAHKAKIVGDYKHPLWMTIVGVIIVIAMAWMGIYTLTNGIPQLFK; translated from the coding sequence ATGAAAAATAAGAACCGCAGCATTTTGCTCGGTGCCGCTTTTCTCATGGCCACTTCCGCCATCGGACCGGGTTTCTTGACGCAGACCACTGTCTTTACAGACACTCTTCTCGCTTCATTCGGCTTTGTTATTTTAATTTCCGTCCTTATTGATATCGGCGCTCAATCAAATATTTGGCGCATCATTGCCGTATCGGGGAAACGGGCACAGGATATTGCGAACGATGTCTTGCCTGGGCTTGGTTATTTCCTTGCTTTCTTAGTGGCACTCGGAGGGCTGGCTTTTAATATCGGCAATATTGCCGGCGCTGGTCTTGGGGTCAACGTCCTGTTTGGTCTTTCTGCTAAAACCGGGGCCATACTGAGCTGCGCTTTGGCAATCGGTATTTTTGTAGTTAAAGAAGCCGGGAGAGCCATGGATCGCTTCGCGCAAATTCTAGGCTTTGTCATGATCGGTTTGACGGTTTACGTCATGATCGTCTCCAATCCGCCTTATGGTGAAGCTGTTGTCAAAACTTTTGCTCCGGACACCATCGATATTTTTGCCATCGTGACGCTGGTCGGCGGAACAGTCGGCGGCTATATCAGTTTCGCGGGCGGACACCGGCTGATTGATGCCGGGCTAACCGGCCGAGCAGCATTGCCCCAAGTGACGCGCAGTTCCATATACGCGATTGGTATCGCCTCTCTCATGCGCGTTATCTTGTTTTTGGCAGTTCTAGGTGTTGTATCCCAAGGACTAACGCTTGATCCGGACAACCCGCCAGCTTCTGTTTTTCAGCTGGCTGCCGGAAATATCGGCTATAAGATTTTCGGCGTCGTCTTATGGGCAGCCGCCATTACTTCAGTTGTCGGAGCCGCCTATACGTCCGTATCGTTCATCCGGACATTTAGCCCAATACTTGAAAAGTATAACCGCCACATAATCATCGGCTTCATCTTGGTTTCTACCCTTGTCTTTGTCATAGTCGGCCAGCCAGTGTTGATATTGGTGCTCGTGGGATCGCTGAACGGTTTGATTTTGCCAATCGCCCTCGGGGTAATGCTTGTTGCGGCGCATAAAGCAAAAATCGTAGGCGATTACAAACACCCGCTTTGGATGACCATCGTTGGCGTAATCATTGTCATCGCTATGGCTTGGATGGGTATTTACACTTTAACCAATGGTATTCCGCAGCTATTTAAATAA
- a CDS encoding LamB/YcsF family protein: protein MTYKVDLNCDMGESFGAYTMGHDADILDYVTSANIACGFHAGDPATMRKTVQLALEKEVGIGAHPGLQDLVGFGRRNMAISPQEAYDLTVYQIGALHGFVQAEGARLQHVKAHGALYNMAAKNAELSRAIAEAVYKIDPELVLFGLSGSEIVKAGQNIGLRTANEVFSDRTYQPDGTLTPRIQSNALITDPQVAIRQVVRMVKENKVQTVENQDVEIQADTICIHGDGATALEFAIEISRTLRETGIEVVKVKKFM, encoded by the coding sequence ATGACCTATAAAGTGGATTTGAACTGTGACATGGGCGAAAGTTTTGGCGCCTATACGATGGGCCATGATGCCGACATATTGGACTATGTAACTTCTGCCAATATCGCGTGCGGCTTTCATGCCGGTGATCCAGCAACTATGCGAAAAACCGTACAGCTCGCGCTCGAAAAAGAAGTCGGCATCGGTGCCCATCCCGGACTTCAAGACCTGGTCGGCTTTGGCCGGCGCAATATGGCGATTTCACCGCAAGAAGCATATGACCTTACCGTATACCAAATTGGCGCCTTACACGGCTTTGTCCAAGCGGAAGGCGCACGTTTGCAGCATGTCAAAGCGCACGGTGCACTTTACAATATGGCGGCTAAAAATGCCGAGCTGTCCCGAGCGATTGCCGAAGCGGTTTACAAGATTGATCCGGAACTGGTGTTATTTGGCCTATCGGGCAGCGAAATCGTTAAAGCGGGCCAAAACATCGGCTTGCGCACAGCAAATGAAGTATTTTCCGATCGGACTTATCAACCGGATGGCACCTTGACGCCACGGATTCAATCTAACGCCTTGATCACCGACCCGCAAGTTGCCATCCGCCAAGTGGTGCGGATGGTGAAAGAAAACAAAGTACAGACAGTTGAAAACCAAGATGTAGAAATTCAAGCTGACACCATCTGCATCCACGGTGACGGGGCGACGGCACTTGAATTTGCAATTGAGATTTCCAGAACTCTCCGTGAAACAGGCATTGAAGTTGTGAAAGTAAAGAAATTTATGTAA
- a CDS encoding biotin-dependent carboxyltransferase family protein, translating to MLKILKSGLQTTVQDLGRYGFQKYGVIVSGAMDPYAHRLANLLVRNAENAATLEIALVGPAVQFDNDGFIALCGGDLSPKIDGKQVDLWRPIAVKKGSTLTFGAPKTGCRCYLAVSGGISVPEVMNSRSTYLRAEIGGFHGRALKMGDLVEVNPLPPEQLAAFYKAISKETDWQVLAPRYSAEPVIRMIRGRQYDLFDEQSKRRVFTEPFSVSANSDRMGYRLEGTLLSLKEPGELISEAVAFGSIQVPADGNPIVLLADRQTTGGYPKIGQVASVDLPLVSQLKPGNRLRFQEISLEEAQQLWMEQEQKIRQLKISIQLKWEEWK from the coding sequence ATGCTGAAAATCCTTAAAAGCGGGCTTCAGACAACGGTGCAAGATTTAGGCCGCTACGGCTTTCAGAAATACGGAGTCATTGTGAGCGGCGCCATGGACCCGTATGCACATCGCTTAGCAAATTTGTTGGTGCGCAATGCCGAAAATGCGGCTACGCTCGAAATTGCGCTGGTAGGACCTGCTGTTCAATTCGATAACGATGGATTTATCGCTTTATGCGGAGGCGATTTGTCGCCAAAGATTGATGGCAAGCAAGTGGATTTGTGGCGGCCGATTGCGGTGAAAAAAGGCAGCACTTTGACTTTCGGTGCGCCAAAAACAGGCTGCCGCTGCTATTTGGCTGTATCTGGCGGCATTTCGGTCCCTGAAGTGATGAACAGCCGCTCCACTTACTTGCGGGCAGAAATCGGCGGCTTTCACGGCCGGGCTCTGAAAATGGGCGATTTAGTTGAAGTAAATCCGCTCCCTCCCGAACAGCTGGCCGCCTTTTATAAAGCCATATCCAAAGAAACCGACTGGCAAGTTCTCGCCCCCCGCTATTCTGCAGAACCAGTTATTCGCATGATAAGAGGGCGGCAATATGACTTGTTCGATGAGCAAAGCAAACGGCGCGTTTTTACCGAGCCTTTTTCGGTCTCTGCTAATTCTGACCGCATGGGCTACCGTTTGGAAGGAACATTGTTGTCACTGAAAGAACCGGGTGAACTGATTTCAGAAGCGGTAGCTTTCGGTTCTATTCAAGTTCCCGCCGATGGCAATCCGATTGTGCTCCTAGCAGATCGCCAAACAACCGGCGGTTATCCGAAAATCGGTCAGGTTGCATCAGTCGATTTGCCGCTGGTCTCTCAGCTCAAGCCAGGCAATCGTCTCCGTTTCCAGGAAATCTCGCTTGAAGAAGCTCAGCAACTTTGGATGGAGCAAGAGCAAAAAATCCGACAGTTGAAAATCAGCATCCAACTAAAATGGGAGGAATGGAAATGA
- the pxpB gene encoding 5-oxoprolinase subunit PxpB, whose product MDYSFSPLGDHAVVIEVGQEISEAVQAKVRTISQLLESRPPDWMVEAIPAFTTIAVFYNPLAAQYAAAVAELKELVQQTEEVTALKSRTVEIPVCYGGEFGPDLEFVAAHNGLTPEEVISIHTSGTYSVHMIGFAPGFPFIGGMSEKIAAPRRDSPRLRIPERTVGIAGKQTGVYPIETPGGWQLIGRTPLRLFRPEDEVPSLLRAGDKIVFKKITESEYHAWEGSRDAENP is encoded by the coding sequence TTGGACTACTCATTTTCCCCGCTTGGCGATCATGCGGTTGTCATCGAAGTCGGGCAAGAAATAAGCGAAGCCGTACAGGCTAAGGTTCGGACAATTTCTCAGCTGCTTGAAAGTCGGCCGCCCGATTGGATGGTAGAAGCCATTCCGGCTTTTACAACAATCGCGGTGTTTTACAACCCGCTAGCCGCTCAGTATGCTGCAGCAGTAGCAGAATTAAAAGAACTTGTGCAGCAGACAGAAGAAGTCACAGCCTTAAAATCACGGACGGTAGAAATTCCTGTATGTTACGGCGGAGAATTCGGACCTGATCTGGAGTTTGTTGCAGCGCATAATGGCTTAACGCCAGAAGAAGTGATCAGCATCCACACAAGCGGCACTTATTCTGTCCACATGATTGGATTTGCACCGGGCTTCCCGTTTATCGGCGGTATGTCTGAGAAAATAGCTGCTCCCCGGCGTGATTCGCCTCGCCTGCGCATTCCGGAAAGAACAGTAGGTATTGCTGGTAAGCAAACAGGCGTCTACCCTATTGAAACTCCGGGCGGTTGGCAACTGATCGGGCGCACCCCTCTCCGGCTGTTTCGCCCGGAAGATGAGGTTCCTAGCTTGTTGCGCGCTGGCGATAAAATAGTTTTCAAAAAAATTACCGAAAGCGAGTATCACGCATGGGAGGGGTCGCGCGATGCTGAAAATCCTTAA